In Helianthus annuus cultivar XRQ/B chromosome 9, HanXRQr2.0-SUNRISE, whole genome shotgun sequence, the following are encoded in one genomic region:
- the LOC110879175 gene encoding PI-PLC X domain-containing protein At5g67130, translating to MELHRKISFFLFLAPLLFISITAAACSNGTCKLGDDCEADRDCETGLYCFSCPQEYSGSKCVRSTATPVFNLLNNSLPFNKYSFLTTHNAFAIDDGTPRVAPTNQEDSVTQQLNNGVRALMLDTYDYEDTVWLCHSFGGECHDLTKFVPAIDTLKEVEAFLSANPNEIVTIILEDYVQAPNGLTNVFTNAGLKKYWFPVTSMPKGGQDWPLVRDMVANNQRLLVFGSVKSKEQSEGIAYQWNYMVENQYGDGGMKAGECPNRGESSSMNDTAKSLVLVNYFRTLPIKVLACGQNNEGLLNMTKTCFSDSANRWANFLAVDFYKRSAGGGTFQAVDLLNGERLCGCNDVHSCAPGGGSCTP from the exons ATGGAGTTACATAGAAAAATTTCATTCTTCTTGTTCTTAGCTCCATTGTTGTTCATATCGATCACTGCTGCTGCTTGCTCCAACGGAACATGCAAG TTAGGGGATGATTGTGAAGCCGACCGAGATTGCGAGACCGGACTTTATTGCTTCTCTTGTCCTCAAGAATATTCAGGCTCTAAATGTGTTCGATCAACTGCTACGCCTGTGTTTAATCTGCTG AACAATTCTCTACCATTCAACAAATACTCCTTCTTGACAACACATAACGCCTTTGCAATCGACGATGGGACCCCGCGAGTTGCCCCAACGAATCAAGAAGATAGTGTCACTCAACAACTAAAC AACGGGGTTCGTGCTTTGATGCTTGACACATACGACTACGAAGATACCGTATGGTTGTGTCATTCTTTTGGTGGAGAATGTCATGATTTAACTAAGTTT GTACCAGCCATCGATACTTTGAAGGAAGTCGAAGCTTTCTTATCAGCAAATCCTAATGAAATAGTGACAATCATCCTTGAAGACTATGTACAAGCACCTAATGGTCTGACTAATGTTTTTACAAATGCGGGGTTGAAGAAATACTGGTTTCCAGTGACAAGTATGCCGAAAGGCGGCCAAGATTGGCCATTAGTGCGCGACATGGTCGCTAACAACCAAAGATTACTTGTTTTTGGCTCAGTTAAATCCAAGGAACAAAGTGAAGGCATCGCGTACCAGTGGAACTACATGGTGGAAAATCAAT ATGGGGATGGTGGGATGAAGGCAGGCGAGTGTCCAAACAGGGGAGAGTCATCTTCAATGAACGATACAGCCAAATCACTCGTGTTAGTGAACTACTTCCGTACACTTCCTATAAAGGTATTGGCATGTGGTCAAAACAATGAGGGCCTCTTGAACATGACCAAGACTTGCTTCAGTGATTCCGCCAACCGTTGGGCCAACTTCCTTGCTGTAGATTTTTACAAG AGAAGCGCAGGCGGAGGGACATTCCAGGCCGTCGATTTGCTAAACGGAGAGCGTTTGTGCGGATGCAACGACGTACATTCTTGCGCC CCTGGAGGAGGAAGCTGCACACCCTAA